The sequence below is a genomic window from Armatimonadota bacterium.
CCGGCGCGTGAACTGGAGTTCATCTCGCGCTCGGTGAAGGAGCGGACCTACGAGCCGGGGGCCGTCATCGTCAAGCAGGGCGACCCGGGCATCGGCTTCTTCATGATCATCGACGGACGGGTCGAGGTCTCTCACGACTCGCACAAGATCCGCGAGATGGGACCGGGCGAGTTCTTCGGCGAGATGGCCCTGATGGAGGAGCGTGTCCGCACGGCCACGATCACAGCGAAGGAAGCGACGCGCTGCCTGCAGCTGGTCCGCTGGGATTTCCGGGCGCTGCTGAAGGAGAACCCCGAACTCGCCGTGCGCATGCTGGAAGTCGTCGTCCAGCGGCTGCGCGAACACCCACTCACCCACGAAGCGGACTGACCCCGCCCGGACGGCCCCGCCGGTGGCCTGACCGCGCCGACTGCCGGCGCCGGCGGCCGGGTACACCCTCGATGTGTTCACCTGCCCCACCGACGACCGGATCCTGACCCGGACCCGCGGCCCCCACGGGATCTCCTGGACCTGTCCGTCCTGCGGCGGTCGCGCGGTGGGGCTGGGCGTGGTGCGCAAGATTGTCGCGTCGGCCGTCGTGGATGATCTCTGGGTCGCGGCGAAGCACGGTCGGGGATCCCGGCGCCGACCGTGCCCGTCCTGCCGGGCGCCCATGGTCGAGGTCGGGACGACGGACGGCGGACCGAAGATCGACGCCTGTACGCGCTGCCACTTCCTGTGGTTCGACCCCTCGGAGTTCGAGACGCTCCCGGCTCCGCCGCCCCCGCGGCCCGAGCCGGAGCTGCCGCCGCAGGCGCGGGAGATCATGGCCTGGGCCGAGGCGCAGCGGATCGCCGCGCAGCATCGACCCGGAGGCGGCATCTCCGCGGACGCCCCCGGGGAGATGTGGAAGTACCTCCCGGCCCTCCTCGGCATGCCGGTGGAGTACGACAGCCCCGATCTCAGGCGGCTGCCGTGGATGACCTGGATCGTGGCGGCGCTGGCCATCGGGGTGAGCCTGGCCGGCTTTGCCCACATGGAAGACGCGATCCGCCACTACGCCCTCGTCCCCGCGGATCCGTGGCGTCACGGCGGCCTGACCCTTGCGACCTCGTTCCTCCTCCACGGCGGCCTCTTCCACCTGGTCTCGAATATGTACTTCTTGCTCGTCTTCGGCGACAACGTGGAGGACGTGCTGGGCAAGGGCGCCTACCTGGGATTGCTGGCCGCCGCGGCGTTGGCCGGGGATCTCCTGCACATCACCTTCGACCCGCGGCCCCAGGTCCCCGTGGTCGGCGCCAGCGGCGGCATCTCCGGGATCATCCTCTACTACGCGCTGAAGTTCCCGCGGGCGCGGCTGGGGATCCTGCTGCGGCTGTTCTTCCTCTACTTCCGATGGGTGTCGTTGCCCGCCTACGCCTATGTCGGGTTCTGGGTCCTGCTGCAGATCCTGGGAGCCTATCAGCAGCTGGCGGGAATCACCCACGTCTCCGCCCTGGCGCACCTGGGCGGCGCCTCGATCGGCGTCATCGCCTGGGTGCTCACCCGCTCCCGGTAGGCATTCAGTAGTCCCGCGAGAGCACGTGCCGGTTGCCGATGCGCACGTTGGTCAGGCCGGCGTCGCGGGCCGCGGCGGCCGCCTCCTCTGCGTGCCCTACCGAGGTGCAGGGGAGGTCGGGCATGTAGAAGTTCGGAGCAAAGCCCAACAGCGCGTAGGGAATGTCGCGGCAAAAGGAGGCGATGAAGCGGGCGATCCGCCCCACCTCCTCGGCATCCACATAGCCCGGTACCAGCAGCGTGCTGGCCGCCACCAGCGGCGGCTCGGGACGCCGGGCGACGCGGCCGGCGGCGCGCGCGAAGTTGGCCAGGGTCTGGCGGTTGGTGTGGCCGGTGAGCACGATGTGCAGGGTCTCGTCAAAGGCCTTCAGGTCGAACTTCACGGTGCCGCCGCTCTGCAGGGAGAGTTCCACCGCCCGGTCCATCAGTGCGGTGTTGGCTGTCCCGGACGTCTCCCAGCAGACGACCACACCCCGCCGGGCCAGCAGCGCGGCGGAGGCCAGGGCGTGGGGCATCTGGGACGCCGGGTCACCGCCGAAGTAGCAGACGCAGAACGTCTGGGCATTGGCCGCCGCCGCCAGCTCCTGGGCGCTCGTGGTCCGCCGCCGCAGCGCGGCGACTCCCGGCGCGGGATCGCCGCGAAGGGCCGCCACCTCCCTGGGGGAGGGGAGCAGGTCCCGGTAATGCCAGTTCTGGCAAAACAGACAGTTCAGGGTGCAGCTTCCGTAGAAGACGGCGAGGTTGTGCTCTCCCCGCTGTGTTCGTCCGGCGCAGGCCCACATGGCCACGCAGTTGGTGGGCAGGGGATCCCGGTACCAGTGCAGAAGGCCGCGCGACGGCACTCCCGCCAGGTGGACCAGCCGCCCCCCCTGCACGGTGCGCAGCCCGCAGTAGCCGGTATCTCCTTCCCCGAGCACGCAATCGTGCAGGCACAGGCCGCAGCGCACACCCCCCGGCGCCCGCGGCGGGACGCTCGGCATGCGGAAGGCGCGGCGCACCGCCGTATGCGACGCGGCCGCCACCTGCCGGGCTTCAGCGGGCCGCGCGCGGACGCAGGGGCCGCAGATGCCCAGGTGCGCGGCGATCAGAGGGGAGGAGCGACCGCACAGCGCACACCGCTGCTCCCCGGGACGGGAGAAGCGCTCACGGGTCCGGAGACGGGCCTCCATCTGTCCGCCCGCCGTTCTCCGCGCCCCCGACCGGTTGGGGAAGACCCGCCGGGACGACGCGGCGCCCGCGTACGCGCGCGACCAGGTCGTCCAGCAGCGTGTACACCACCGGGATGACGAACAGGGTCAGCACGGTGGAGGTGGTGAGACCGCCGAGGACGGCGATGCCGAGCGGGCGGCGCCACTCCGCCCCGCTGCTGCCGATGCCCAGGGCCACGGGCAGCCCGCCCATGATCGACACCAGCGCCGTCATGAGGATCGGGCGCAGCCGCGTCTGGCCGGCCTGCAGGATCGCCTCCCGCCGCGGCAGCCCCCGCTCGCGCAGCTGGGTGATGAACTCGATGAGCAGGATGGCGTTGTTCACGACAATCCCGGCCAGCATCATGATCCCGAGCAGTGACATCAGGTTGACCGTGGTGCGCGTGACCAGCAGCATGAAGAAGACACCGATCCCGGCCAGCGGAAGGCTGAACATGATGGCGAACGGGTTGAGCAGCGACTCGAACTGCGCGGCGATGGTCATGTAGACCAGCAGCGTCCCGAGGCCCAGGGCGAAGAACATATCGGTGAAGGTCTCCTGCTGGAATTGCGCCTCGCCGGCGAAGGCGATGCTGTATCCCGGCGGCACCGTGATCTCCTTCAGTTTGCCCTGGATCTCGGAGACCACGGCGCTCAGCGGGCGGCCCGCCAGCCCGGCCTCGACGGTGACGAGACGTTGCCGGTTCAGACGGTCGATGGTGATCGGCCCCCGGCGCAGCTCCATCCGCCCCACATCGCTCAGGTAGATCGGCGTCCCGTTCACCTGGCCGACGCGCAGGGCACCCAGTTCCTGCACGGCGTCGCGATCCTGGGCCCGGGCCTGCACGGTGATGTCGTACTCCGAACCGGCAATGCGGTACTTGGTTGTCGCCGTCCCGGAGATGTAGGTCCGCAGTTGACTGCCGATCTCCGCGGTGGTCAGGCCGAGTTCCGCCAGACGCACGCGGTCCAGCCCGATCTGCACCTCCGTCTTTCCCGGCTCGAGGTTGGTGTCCACGTTGCGGGTCCCGGAAGTGGAGGCGACGGCCTCGCGGACCTGCGCCCCCAGGCGGGCCAGTACCTGCGGATCGGGCCCCGTGATCTCGATCTGCACGGGGCTGGTGCCACCGGCGACGCCCTGCGAACCGATTTTGACCGTCGCGGCCGGAACATCACGAAGGCGAGCGCGAAGATCTTCCATGACCGCCCCCACGCCGCGCTGACGCGCGTCGCGGGGGATCAGCTTGACGAAGATCTGGGCGCGCTGACTGCCGCCCTCGGTGAATCCGAACCCGGTGTCGGAGGCGCCGACGAGGGTAAAGTAGGTGGAGACTTCCGGAGTGGCCCGCAGGGCGGCTTCCACGGCTTTCGCCGCGCGGTCGGTCTGGGCCAGGGAGCTGCCCGGCGGCATGCGGAGTTCGATCTGGAACTCGCCGTAGTCGCCCATGGGGAAGAACTCCTTGCCCACCAGGGGCGAGGCCACGATGGCCAGGGCGGCGACAAAGAGGGCCGCGGCGGTGAGCAGCACGCGTCCGCGGTGCTGCAGGGACCAGGACAGCGCCCCGCGATAGCGCTCGGCCAGCCAGCCATAGAAGCGGTCCCAGCGGGCGAACACCCGGGCCGTCCGCCCCGGCGGCGCGTCGGCCGTCGCGGGCCGCAGCCACCGTGCGGACAGCATGGGGGTGAGGGTGAAGCCCACGAGGATACTGAACAGGTTGGCAAAGACGACGGTCAGGCCGAACTGGCGGAAGAACTGGCCGACCAGCCCCCGCATGAAGGCGATGGGCAGGAAGACGGCCACGTTGGCCAGGTTGCTGGCCATGACCGCCAGCTCGATCTCCTTGGCCCCGCGCAGGGCGGCCTCGCGCGGATCGCTCCCCTCCTGGAGGTGGCGGCTGATGTTCTCGTTGACCACGATGGCGTTATCGATCATCAGCCCGATGGCGATGGCCAGACCCAGCAGGGAGAGCATGTTGAGCGAGAACCCGGCGAAGTACATGGGGATGTAGGTGGCGACGATCGCCGCCGGCAGGGCCAGGGCGATGATCAACGTGTTGCGCACGCTGTGCAGAAAGAGAAAGACCACGACCGTGGCCAGGAGGGAGCCCAGGATGAGGTTTCCCTGGACGTCGGCGACGGAGTCCCGGATGAACAGCGAGGCGTCCAGCGCCGCCTCGATGCTTACGCCGGGCGGCAGCGCGGCGCGCAGCTCCCGGATCGCCTCGTGCACGCCGTCGGCCACGGCCACCGTGTTGGCGTCGGACTGCTTCTGGATCGTGATCCCCACGCTGTCCTGACCGTTCAGCCGGGTGAGGCGGTCCGGTTCCTTGAGCGTATCGACGATGCGGGCCACATCGCGCAGAAGCACGGCGCCCCCCGGGCGCGGGATGCGGAGGTCTCCGATCTCCTCCACGCTGCGGAACTGCCCCATCACCCGGACCAGGAACTCCTCATCGCCCTGCCTGAGGCGGCCGCTGGGGATGTTCAGGTTCTCGGCGCGCAGGAGATTCTCGATCTGCAGCACGGAGATGCCCAGGGCCCGCAGCCGGTCCTGATCCACCTCGACCCGGATCTCCCGCACCCTCCCGCCGGAGACGTTCACCGCGGCCACGCCCGGCACGCGCTCCAGGCGGGGCTTGATGATGTTGTCGGCGATCTGCCGCAGTTCGTAGCCGGAGAGCCGGCCGCCCATGCCCAGAATCAGGATGGGCTGGCTGCTGAAGTCGAACTTCGCGACCGTGGGATCCTCGGCGTCCCGGGGCAGCAGGGGCCGGACGGTGTCCACCCGTTGGCGCACGTCGGCGGTGGCCGCATCGATGCCGGTGCCGAGCTGGAACTCGATGGCCACGATGGAGGCGCCTTCCTCGCTGGTGCTGTAGACGCGACGGACACCCGGCAGGGAACTGAGCTGTTCCTCCAGGGGTTTGCTGATCAGCGTCTCGACTTCTTCGGGGCCGGCGCCGGGATAGGCGGTGATGACCGTGACAAAGGGAAACTCGACGTTGCTCATCAGTTCCACCGGCATCCGGCTGTAGGAGATCCCGCCCAGGACCAGGAGGGCGAGGATCACCATCAACACGAACACCGGCCGCCGAACGGCCAGCGCGGAGAGCGACATCAGCGGTTCACCACCTTGACCGCCTGGCCGTTGGCCAGCGACTCCGGCCCCAGCGTGACCACGAGCTCGCCTTCGGCGACCCCGTAGAGGATCTGCACGATGTGATGGTGGCGCAACCCGAGCAGGACCTTGCGCACGCTGGCCCGGCCGTCCTTGACCACCACGACTTCCGGCTGTCCGTTCTGCCGGATCGCGCCGCTGGGGACCACGACCACGTTCTCCCTGCGCTCCACCAGCACCGAGACACGGGCCGACATGCCCGGGAGCAGGCGTCCCGATCCGTCGGCCAGCCGGATGCGGACCTTCGCCGCGCGCGTCAGGGGGTCGGCAGAGGGCTGGATCCGGCTGACGGTGCCGGGCAGCGTCAGGGAGGGATCCGCGTCAGGACGCACCGTCGCCGCCTGCCCCCTGCGCACCTGCGGCAGGTCGCGCTCCCCGACGCTGACCTCCACCTCCAGGTCGCGGTCGTCGTAGAGGACGGCCACCTTCATCCCCGGAGCGATGAACTCCCCGACGGTGACCGGTAGCTCGGCGATCCGCCCGGCAAAGGGCGCGCGGATGGTGGCGTTCTCCAGTTGCAGGCGGACCAGCCGCAGCCCGGCCTGAGCCGCGCCGTAGGCGGCCTCGGCCTGTTCCACCTGGGCCCGGGCCATGGCCACCTCCTCCTCCCGCGCGCCCGACCGCACGAGGCTGAGCTGTTGACGCGCGGAGTCCAGCTGGGCGCGCGCCACGTCACGCTGGAGGAGGACCGCGTCGAGCTGCTGCCGGCTGACCGCACCGGCGGCGAACAGCTGCTGCATCCGGGCCACCTCCGCCTCGGCGTTGCGGAGGGCCGCCTCGGCCTGCCGGACGGCGTTCTCCGCCTGGGCGCGTTCCTGCGACCGGGCGCCGGCCAGCAGCGCCGCCAGTCGGGACTGCGCCACCTCGCGCGCCGCGGCGGCCTGGCGGACATTCTCCTCGGCTTGGCGAACCTGTGCTGTGAGTTCCTCCGTCTCGAGCCTGGCGATCGGCTGCCCGGCGGCGACGCGGCTCCCCTCCTGGACGTACACGGCGGCGATCCGTCCCGCCATCTTGGGGGTCAGGTCCACCCGCCGGGCCGAGAGCACGGTCCCGGTGAGATCCAGGGTTTGTTCGATCGCCCCCCGCCGGGCCGGCACCGTCTCCACCGCCACGGTCTCCACCGGTGCCGGATTCTGCGCCCCGAGCTGGGGGGCGGCGCGCATGCGTTGCTGGGCGACCACTCCTCCCGCGACGAGGAGAACGGCGACGGCCAGGATGATGGTCCACTTCCGCATCAGCGTACCCCTTCACGTGTGTGTGCCGTGAACGTGCCCTCTCCCATCGCCAGCCGCAGGGTCTGCACGATCCGCGGCCAGTCGATCGGGACCCCGCTCAGGGCCTCCTGCAGGCTGAGGCCGTCGAAGGTCGAGACGACGATCGCGGCCAGCGCGTCGGTGTCGACATCCGGCCGCAGCTGCCCGACAGTCTGCGCTTCGCGCAGCAGCGCCGCGATGAACCTTCGCCACTCGTCGTAGCCGCGGGCGCACAGCGCGCTCAGCCGGTCGTCCTTGCTGGCCTGCGCCCATACCTCCAGGAGCAGACGGGGGGAGAAACCGGGCGAGGCCTGCTTCGCAGCGAGATCGGCGGTGAACTGTGTCGCGATCCTGTCAATCTTCTCCAGGGGCGTGGTGGCCGTGGCCGCCGCGGCCTTCGCCCGTTCCAGGGAGTGCGCGACGCTGTGGCCCACAACGGCGGCAAGGATCTCGTCCTTGGACTTGAAGTACGTGTACACGCCGCCCTTGCTCAGCCCCGCTTCGTCGCAGATATCCTGGATGGTGGTCCGGTGCACTCCGGCCCGCGCGAAGCAGATCGCCGCGGCGTGAAGAATCCGCCTCCGCTGGCCCTGCTCGTGAGCGGTCGTCACCCTCGGGCTCATGTGCGCACTACTCCTATGGATCCGATCGACACAGACGGGCCTCCGCTTGCCGGCAAGGGGAATGAAAACCGGACGGTCGGTTTGACTCCCTCCTGGACGCTACACCCCGGGGGAGCCCGCTGTCAAGTCGGGCCGGTCGCGTGCACTCCGGAGGTGCCCGGCGGAGCCCCTCGGGCGCGTCGGAGCAGGAGCAAAAGCACGGCTCCGGTCCCCCAGGTGACGGCCAGGAAGATCGCCACCCAGCCCAACCCGGGGATGAAGGCCAGCACCCCCAGCAGCGCGGCCCCGACGACCGCCTCGAGCGCTGCGGCGTGTTGCTCTTGAAAACCGCCCAGGATCCGGTCCCCCAGCAGCCGCGAAACGCCGGCGAAGCCGGCCAGGGCCAGCAGCATCACGGCGAAGGGCAGGAAGGCGATCAGGGGGATGCCCACGATGGAGACCGCCAGCAGCACGGCCAGGGGCGGGAGCAGGATCCACAGCAGGATCCCGGCGAGGATCGCTTCGCCCGGCGAATAGTGCACGGCGTCCGCGATGCGGCGGGTGGGCCCGGGAAACAGCGCGGCCACCGCGGCGGCCAGGACGATGAATGCGACGAAGGTGAACGTCGCCGCCGCGCGTATCAGCCCCGGCCACCCCATCCACCAGTCGCGCCCCCAGACCCGGCCCTGGCGCGACGCCGGCGGGGGGCCATCCGGCGGCGGAACGCCGGAGGGCCGGATGCGTCCTCGCACGCGGGCGCCGGGCCGCATCTCCACGCGGCCGTTCGCCGACCAGACGTCGCCGCCGACCACGGCGCCCGGGGCCAGGGAGATGTCTCCGTTGAAGGTGCGTACGGATCCGGTGACCGTCCCGTTCACGGCGACGTCACCGTTCATCGTCATCGCGTCGCCGCGCAGCGTCCCGTCCACCTGGATCCGGCCGTTCAGGGTCAGGGCCGAACCGTCATGGACCGTGCCGGGCGGGATGACGATGTCGCCCGAGAGCCGCACGGTGACGCCCTGTGCCGCCAGGGGAGAAGCGGCCAGGAAAATAACGAGGACGGTCAGGAAGGTCCGCAACCGGGATCCCTCTCTGGCATGGAGCCGGCGAGATCTGCTCCGCCTACTGCCTACGCTCCCCGGGGACGGTCTCCTCCACCAGCCGCAGTTCGCGTCCTACCGTGGGAACGACGGAGGAGCAGTCCCGCCGGGCGCAGTAGGACACGTCCGCCTGGAGCCCCAGACGCACGATGTTCCGACCCGCCGCGGCCCGCAGGAACACGGCCAGCGTATCCGGCTCCGATCGATACAGCAGAAGGGCGGCCTCCGCCCCGTCGGTGAGGTCGAACGGACCGTGCTCCAGCAACCGGGAGGTGAGATAACCGGCGCAGTAGGCGTCGTCGAGGCCGAAGCCGCCTTCGCGACCGGCGCAGACCAGCGTTACATCCGACCCCGCGGCCCGGGCGAGGCGGAAGGCCTCGGCCGCCGCCGCCGCGCCGTTGCGCATGGCGCCGATGAGCACCGGTCCCAGGCCGGCGACGGCGCGGATCGCCGCCGTGCCGTTCGTCGTGACGAATATCACCGGTCGCCCTCGGATCTCCGCCGCAGCGAGTTCGACCGGAGAGTTGCCGTAGTCGAATCCCTCGGGAGCCAGCCCGCCCTCTTCGCCCGCCATCACCACCCGGGGGAGCTCGCCTTTCCGGGCGCGGGCCACCGCGACGCTGGGCGCGATGTACACCCCGTCGGCCCCGCGCTCCACCAGGGTCACGAGCGACGTGCTGGCCCGCAGGACGTCCACGACCACGCACACCTGAGGGCGGTCCACCGGCGCGGGGTCCAGCGCCCCCGTGAGGAGCAGCGAGGGGTGGAAGGCGACGTGCAGGCGCATGCCGCCCTGCCTACCCGTTGAACTGTCGATGGCGCCGGTCCCGCTCGATCGCCCAGCGCAGGCGCGATTCAATGACCGCCGCGGCCTCGGCGACGGACGTCCCCAGGAACGCCCCGTCCGCAGGGGTCACGATGAGCAGCGTGGTGCGCCCGCCCACGATTTCGTAAACCTGCCCCAGCCGAATCACGCCCACCTCGCCCGGATCGGGATCTCGGTCGAAGAACCGGTCCAGCGCCGCGGCCATCGCCGCGATGCGGGAGGGATCGGGCAGGCGGAGGATCACCGTGTCGTTGACGGCCAGCTCGGCGACCTGCCGTCCCCCCTCGGTGACCGTGCGGGTCGTCACCCGCAGGAAGTTGGCGGCGGGACGGCGCACCAGGGGGATGCCGCGCCGGCGCAGTTCGGCCTCGATGTACGCCACCCGTTCCTCCGTCTTCGGGTGGTCACGGAGGTCGCCCGGGTCCGCCCGCGGCCGGTAGCGCTCCTCGCGGAGCAGATGTTCCATCACCGTGAGGGCGGCCACCGGGGTGTACGGGGTCCTGGTCAGGTAGGCCAGCCCCAGGAGGTCCGCCTCCCGCTCCATCTCCCGGGTATAGCCGCTGAGCAGGCCGTAGCTCACCAGCTGCGCGCCCTGGGCGATCGCCGGGTCGCGCGTCAGCACGGCGACGACGATGGTCCAGAACGCGGCCTGGTTGCTGCGACGGATCATCGCCATCTGGTGGCGCCGGGCGGTGTGGGCGATCTCGTGGGCCAGCACCGCAGCCAGCTCGTGGTCGGACCGCACGAAGGCCAGCATGCTGCTGGTGACGTAGACGAAACCGCCGGGCAGCGCCACGGCGTTGGGCTCCTTCCACTCGATGACGTTGAACGTCCAGGGGAGGGCGGGACGATCGGAGATCTCCGCGACGAGCCGGCCGATGCGCCGGACCCGTTCGACGACGTCCCGGTCGGCGAGGAGGCGGTACTGCGCCTCCAGCTGCTGGGCGTAGGTCCGGCCGATGCGGATCTCCGCCTCGTCCGCGGACGCCGCCGGCAGGGGCGTCGGAAGGAGAAGGACTGACAGGAGAACGAGCAGGAGCGCGGTCCGCAGCGAACGCATGGCCAGCGCCGCAGAGGACCGGCTCTTCAGCGCCGGGCGGATCCCGCCGGCGGGCATGTCGGTTTCGCCCGGCCCATGCTCTTCAGCCACCGGAGCACCCCAGGCGAAACACCTTCCGCGCGTTCTCGGTGGTGACCCCGGCGATCTCCTCGGCGGTCACCCCGCGCAGCGCGGCCAGGCGCGCGGCAATGGGCACGAGGTAGGCCGGCTCGTTGCGCCGGCCGCGGAAGGGTTCCGGCGTCAACACCGGTGCATCGGTCTCGAGCAGCAGGGCCTCGGCGGGAACGCACCGGGCCACCTCCAGGACCTGACGGGCGTTCCGGTACGTCACGGGACCCCCGAGGGAGATGACGTATCCGGCCTGGACACACCGGCGGGCGAACTCCGTCGATCCCGAGAAGGCGTGCAGGACCGCCCGCACGGATTTCCACTCTCCTAGTATATCCAGGACATCCCCAAACGCCTCCCGGCAGTGAACGACCGCGGGGAGACTCAGCTCGGCGGCCAGACGCAGGTGCCGGCGGAAGGCGCGACGCTGGATCTCCCGATCGGGACCGCGGACATAGTCCAGGCCCGTCTCCCCGACGGCGACCACCTTCGGGTGCGCGGCCAATCTCCGGAGTTCGTCCATCGTCTCCGCGGTAACCTGCTCCGCCTCCTGCGGGTGGACGGCCACCGCGGCATAGACGTCCGGGTGCCGGTCGGCCAGCGAGACGGCGGCTGCGGACGAGGGGACGTCGGAGCCCACCGTGACCATCCCGACCACGCCGGCGGCCCGGGCCCGGGCCAGCACCTGCTCGCGGTCCGGGTCGAAGGCCCGATCTTCGAGATGCAGGTGGGAGTCGAAGAGCTCCATCTCCGGGGAGGTACCGGGCCTCAGGTGATCTTCGCGCCCTTGGGGGCGTTCTTTTCCACCGTCAGCAGCGCCACCTGACCGTCCCACTCCGCGGCCAGCAGCATCCCGTGGGAGTCGACCCCGCGCACCCGCCGCGGGGCCAGGTTGGCCAGGACGATGATGCGCTTGCCGACCAGTTCCTCCGGGGTGTACTGGGGGATGAGCCCGGTGATGATGGTGCGCACCTCGGTTCCCAGGTCGATCCTAGCTTCGATCAGCTTGTCGGTGTTGGGCACCCGCTTCGCCTCGAGGACCTCGGCGACACGGATGTCCAGTCTGCGGAACTCTTCGATGGTGATGGTCTCTCCCACAGGCTCCTCCTCCGCCGGCTCCGTTTTCGGGGGCGTCGCCGGCCCAGGACCAGTCTGCGCCTCTCCGGCCTCCCGCACCTCGACCCGGTACTTCTCGATCCTGGGGAAGACCGGAGCGCCGGGACGGACCCGGGTCCCCGGGGGCACCGTCCCCTCCCGGGCATCCTCCAGACGCTGGGCCTCCAGCGGCACGCCGATCCCCAGCTGGTCCCAGACGCGCCGGGTCGCCGCGGGCAGCCAGGGCGACAGGAGGATGGTGACCCCCCGGAGCACCTCGACAGTCTCGGCCAGGGCGGCGCCGGCCCGCCGGCGGTCCGTCCTGACCGTCCGCCAGGGCGCTTCCTCGTCCAGGAATTTGTTGGCCAGGGCCAGCAACCTCCAGATCTCGGCCAGCGCGCGGGTGAAGTCGAGACGCGAGAGGAGCGGATCCAGCGCATCGACCACCTCCGCCGCGGTCCGGCGCAGCGCCCCCGCCGTCCCGACCGCCGGCTCGGGCGGGGGAACCACGCCGCCGAAATGCCGTTCGATCTGCGGCAGCGTCCGGTTGAGCAGGTTCCCGTAATCGTTGGCCAGGTCGGCGTTGAAGCGGTGCACCAGCCCCGGCTTGTTGAAGTCCCCATCGGCGCCGAAGGGAATCTCCCGCAACAGAAAATAGCGGATGGCGTCCACGGCGATGTCCTGGTCTACACCGGCTTCCTGGGCGATCTCCCGGGCCAGGGCGGCCGGATCGATCACGTTGCCCAGTGACTTGCTGAACTTCTGCCCCCCGAAGGTGAGCCAGCCGTGGGCAAAGGTCTGCTGCGGGATCGGGATCCCGGCGGCGTGGAGCAGGATGGGCCAGTAGACGGCGTGGAACCGGACGATCTCCTTGCCCACCAGGTGGACGGTGGCCGGCCAGAAGCGGCGGAACCGTTCGCCGTCGGGATACCCCAGGGCCGAGATGTAATTGGTGAGGGCGTCGATCCAGACGTAGATGACGTGGCGGCGGTCGAAGGGCACGGGCACACCCCAGGTGAAGGTGGAGCGGCTGACGGAGAGATCGCGGAGTCCCGCACGCACGAAGGAGACGACTTCGTTCCGCCGCGCCTCGGGTTCGATCAACGCGGGATTCTCCTCCACGGCCCGCAGCCACCAGTCTTGGTACCT
It includes:
- a CDS encoding cyclic nucleotide-binding domain-containing protein translates to MPDTSAYLEQLRKVPIFKALPARELEFISRSVKERTYEPGAVIVKQGDPGIGFFMIIDGRVEVSHDSHKIREMGPGEFFGEMALMEERVRTATITAKEATRCLQLVRWDFRALLKENPELAVRMLEVVVQRLREHPLTHEAD
- a CDS encoding rhomboid family intramembrane serine protease; its protein translation is MFTCPTDDRILTRTRGPHGISWTCPSCGGRAVGLGVVRKIVASAVVDDLWVAAKHGRGSRRRPCPSCRAPMVEVGTTDGGPKIDACTRCHFLWFDPSEFETLPAPPPPRPEPELPPQAREIMAWAEAQRIAAQHRPGGGISADAPGEMWKYLPALLGMPVEYDSPDLRRLPWMTWIVAALAIGVSLAGFAHMEDAIRHYALVPADPWRHGGLTLATSFLLHGGLFHLVSNMYFLLVFGDNVEDVLGKGAYLGLLAAAALAGDLLHITFDPRPQVPVVGASGGISGIILYYALKFPRARLGILLRLFFLYFRWVSLPAYAYVGFWVLLQILGAYQQLAGITHVSALAHLGGASIGVIAWVLTRSR
- a CDS encoding radical SAM protein, whose protein sequence is MEARLRTRERFSRPGEQRCALCGRSSPLIAAHLGICGPCVRARPAEARQVAAASHTAVRRAFRMPSVPPRAPGGVRCGLCLHDCVLGEGDTGYCGLRTVQGGRLVHLAGVPSRGLLHWYRDPLPTNCVAMWACAGRTQRGEHNLAVFYGSCTLNCLFCQNWHYRDLLPSPREVAALRGDPAPGVAALRRRTTSAQELAAAANAQTFCVCYFGGDPASQMPHALASAALLARRGVVVCWETSGTANTALMDRAVELSLQSGGTVKFDLKAFDETLHIVLTGHTNRQTLANFARAAGRVARRPEPPLVAASTLLVPGYVDAEEVGRIARFIASFCRDIPYALLGFAPNFYMPDLPCTSVGHAEEAAAAARDAGLTNVRIGNRHVLSRDY
- a CDS encoding efflux RND transporter permease subunit → MSLSALAVRRPVFVLMVILALLVLGGISYSRMPVELMSNVEFPFVTVITAYPGAGPEEVETLISKPLEEQLSSLPGVRRVYSTSEEGASIVAIEFQLGTGIDAATADVRQRVDTVRPLLPRDAEDPTVAKFDFSSQPILILGMGGRLSGYELRQIADNIIKPRLERVPGVAAVNVSGGRVREIRVEVDQDRLRALGISVLQIENLLRAENLNIPSGRLRQGDEEFLVRVMGQFRSVEEIGDLRIPRPGGAVLLRDVARIVDTLKEPDRLTRLNGQDSVGITIQKQSDANTVAVADGVHEAIRELRAALPPGVSIEAALDASLFIRDSVADVQGNLILGSLLATVVVFLFLHSVRNTLIIALALPAAIVATYIPMYFAGFSLNMLSLLGLAIAIGLMIDNAIVVNENISRHLQEGSDPREAALRGAKEIELAVMASNLANVAVFLPIAFMRGLVGQFFRQFGLTVVFANLFSILVGFTLTPMLSARWLRPATADAPPGRTARVFARWDRFYGWLAERYRGALSWSLQHRGRVLLTAAALFVAALAIVASPLVGKEFFPMGDYGEFQIELRMPPGSSLAQTDRAAKAVEAALRATPEVSTYFTLVGASDTGFGFTEGGSQRAQIFVKLIPRDARQRGVGAVMEDLRARLRDVPAATVKIGSQGVAGGTSPVQIEITGPDPQVLARLGAQVREAVASTSGTRNVDTNLEPGKTEVQIGLDRVRLAELGLTTAEIGSQLRTYISGTATTKYRIAGSEYDITVQARAQDRDAVQELGALRVGQVNGTPIYLSDVGRMELRRGPITIDRLNRQRLVTVEAGLAGRPLSAVVSEIQGKLKEITVPPGYSIAFAGEAQFQQETFTDMFFALGLGTLLVYMTIAAQFESLLNPFAIMFSLPLAGIGVFFMLLVTRTTVNLMSLLGIMMLAGIVVNNAILLIEFITQLRERGLPRREAILQAGQTRLRPILMTALVSIMGGLPVALGIGSSGAEWRRPLGIAVLGGLTTSTVLTLFVIPVVYTLLDDLVARVRGRRVVPAGLPQPVGGAENGGRTDGGPSPDP
- a CDS encoding efflux RND transporter periplasmic adaptor subunit — translated: MRKWTIILAVAVLLVAGGVVAQQRMRAAPQLGAQNPAPVETVAVETVPARRGAIEQTLDLTGTVLSARRVDLTPKMAGRIAAVYVQEGSRVAAGQPIARLETEELTAQVRQAEENVRQAAAAREVAQSRLAALLAGARSQERAQAENAVRQAEAALRNAEAEVARMQQLFAAGAVSRQQLDAVLLQRDVARAQLDSARQQLSLVRSGAREEEVAMARAQVEQAEAAYGAAQAGLRLVRLQLENATIRAPFAGRIAELPVTVGEFIAPGMKVAVLYDDRDLEVEVSVGERDLPQVRRGQAATVRPDADPSLTLPGTVSRIQPSADPLTRAAKVRIRLADGSGRLLPGMSARVSVLVERRENVVVVPSGAIRQNGQPEVVVVKDGRASVRKVLLGLRHHHIVQILYGVAEGELVVTLGPESLANGQAVKVVNR
- a CDS encoding TetR/AcrR family transcriptional regulator, with protein sequence MSPRVTTAHEQGQRRRILHAAAICFARAGVHRTTIQDICDEAGLSKGGVYTYFKSKDEILAAVVGHSVAHSLERAKAAAATATTPLEKIDRIATQFTADLAAKQASPGFSPRLLLEVWAQASKDDRLSALCARGYDEWRRFIAALLREAQTVGQLRPDVDTDALAAIVVSTFDGLSLQEALSGVPIDWPRIVQTLRLAMGEGTFTAHTREGVR